A single window of Granulicella sibirica DNA harbors:
- a CDS encoding AraC family transcriptional regulator, whose amino-acid sequence MKGREESAEKILPELVQSLRQYTDSANGRDMVPTAIEGISILRSDRANRPALCLFKPALYLTLQGAKWATFGDKRYTFAVGQALMVAVDIPSRGTVTVASSKMPYLGLEIALDFAIMQEVAEEIQAGRTLSGKTEARGAFVLEVSRQILVCTLHAIRLLEYPEAVPILYPGIMREICYWLLTCPDGDRVRQMMIMANGHDRRIIQSVHTLRDKLREPIHVRDLVVAAHMSAATFHRQFKAVTGMTPVQYQKQLRLHEARRLMIFSNATVESGALEVGYASVSQFSREYSRLFGTSPRRDVSNWRRSRPVA is encoded by the coding sequence ATGAAGGGTCGCGAAGAATCCGCGGAGAAAATTCTCCCGGAGTTGGTCCAGAGCCTGCGTCAGTACACCGATAGTGCCAACGGACGAGATATGGTTCCGACTGCGATCGAGGGAATCTCAATTCTTCGCTCAGATCGGGCCAATCGGCCCGCGCTCTGCCTGTTCAAGCCAGCTCTCTATCTAACGCTTCAAGGCGCTAAGTGGGCGACCTTTGGTGATAAGCGTTACACCTTTGCCGTCGGACAGGCACTCATGGTCGCGGTCGACATCCCATCCCGCGGCACGGTTACCGTAGCAAGTTCCAAGATGCCGTATCTCGGCCTCGAGATCGCCTTGGATTTCGCCATCATGCAAGAGGTCGCGGAAGAGATTCAAGCCGGCCGGACTTTATCCGGAAAGACGGAAGCCCGTGGAGCATTCGTTCTGGAGGTGAGTCGTCAAATTCTGGTCTGTACCTTGCATGCGATCCGGCTTCTGGAATATCCGGAGGCAGTTCCGATACTTTATCCGGGGATCATGCGTGAGATCTGTTATTGGCTTCTCACTTGTCCTGACGGCGATCGAGTACGCCAGATGATGATCATGGCAAACGGTCACGATCGAAGGATCATTCAGTCCGTTCATACTCTTCGAGACAAGCTACGCGAGCCGATTCACGTGCGAGATCTCGTCGTTGCCGCGCATATGAGTGCGGCGACGTTTCATCGTCAATTCAAGGCAGTGACGGGAATGACGCCCGTTCAGTATCAAAAACAACTCCGCCTCCATGAGGCGCGCCGGCTCATGATCTTCAGCAATGCCACCGTAGAGTCGGGTGCGCTCGAAGTAGGGTATGCGAGCGTCTCCCAGTTCAGCCGCGAATACAGCCGCCTGTTTGGCACCTCGCCTCGACGCGACGTCTCGAACTGGAGACGCTCTCGTCCGGTCGCATGA
- a CDS encoding TetR/AcrR family transcriptional regulator, translating to MKKKSQGNVDLKKSAVKKSAVKKSAVKKSAVKEPDETAPRLMRADARRKMDSLVQAATEVFATSGVDAPVREIADKAGVGLGTMYRHFPRRSDLIAAVMQTQVDACADAASTLAKKYEPGDALARWLYRLMDFFGTKRGLAAALHSGDPAYSTLPGYFLRRINAALAELIDAAVAAKVVRPGVNPEDLLWAVAALCHGRDGKEPAYARKMVDLLVDGLRFGASKPTRHR from the coding sequence ATGAAAAAGAAATCACAGGGAAACGTCGATCTGAAGAAGTCTGCCGTGAAGAAGTCTGCCGTGAAGAAGTCTGCCGTGAAGAAGTCTGCCGTAAAGGAGCCGGACGAGACAGCGCCCCGGCTGATGCGCGCCGACGCACGCCGCAAAATGGACTCCCTGGTGCAGGCGGCTACTGAGGTCTTTGCCACGTCGGGAGTTGACGCGCCGGTTCGGGAGATCGCGGACAAGGCGGGTGTTGGCCTCGGCACAATGTATCGTCACTTTCCGCGGCGTTCGGATCTCATCGCCGCCGTGATGCAGACACAGGTAGATGCATGCGCAGACGCGGCATCCACGCTTGCAAAAAAGTATGAGCCGGGCGACGCGCTTGCGCGCTGGCTTTACCGCCTTATGGATTTCTTCGGCACAAAGCGTGGGCTTGCCGCCGCGCTCCATTCGGGCGATCCCGCGTACAGTACTCTGCCTGGTTATTTCCTGAGACGGATCAACGCCGCGCTCGCGGAGCTGATCGATGCGGCTGTTGCAGCGAAGGTCGTGCGTCCCGGGGTCAATCCCGAGGATCTATTGTGGGCAGTCGCGGCTTTGTGCCACGGGCGTGACGGGAAAGAACCCGCATACGCTCGCAAGATGGTGGACCTGCTCGTGGATGGCCTCCGTTTTGGAGCGAGCAAGCCAACCCGGCACCGCTGA
- a CDS encoding response regulator, with protein MRPKKTILCVDHNEQTLSVRTFLLETRGYRVIALATAHEALDVVQQSVPGSIDLLLADLLLPQMDGNELVRRAKQINPALPAMLVSGTVTSFERASSADVFLPKGACSPVEMLERIRVLVARKRGPKKAVAPVQPAALAQAS; from the coding sequence ATGCGCCCGAAGAAGACCATCCTCTGCGTCGACCACAACGAACAGACCCTTTCCGTCCGCACCTTCCTCCTCGAGACCCGCGGCTACCGCGTGATCGCACTGGCCACCGCGCATGAAGCGCTCGATGTCGTGCAACAGTCCGTACCCGGCTCGATCGACCTCCTGCTCGCGGATCTTCTTCTGCCCCAGATGGATGGTAACGAGCTTGTCCGCCGCGCCAAGCAGATCAACCCCGCGCTTCCGGCGATGCTCGTATCGGGCACGGTAACGTCGTTCGAGCGCGCCAGCAGCGCCGACGTCTTTCTCCCCAAGGGCGCGTGCTCGCCGGTAGAGATGCTCGAAAGGATTCGCGTGCTCGTAGCCCGCAAACGTGGCCCCAAGAAGGCTGTGGCGCCCGTACAGCCCGCTGCACTCGCGCAGGCCTCCTAG
- a CDS encoding peroxiredoxin, with the protein MSLRINDTAPNFTAETTQGTIDFHEWIGDSWVVLFSHPKDFTPVCTTELGAMAGLESEFAKRGAKVIGLSVDPVESHAKWSQDIEDVGGHKVTYPMIGDPELKVAKLYDMLAADAGTSSEGRTPALNAPVRTVFVIGPDKKIKLLLAYPMTTGRNFDEVLRVLDSMQLTAKHKVATPANWKQGGDVIITAAVSNEEADKIFPGYKTVKPYLRTTAQPK; encoded by the coding sequence ATGTCACTCCGCATCAACGATACCGCACCAAACTTTACCGCAGAGACCACGCAAGGCACGATCGACTTCCACGAGTGGATCGGCGATAGCTGGGTCGTCCTCTTCTCGCATCCCAAGGATTTCACGCCTGTCTGCACGACCGAACTCGGCGCCATGGCGGGTCTGGAGAGCGAGTTCGCCAAGCGCGGCGCGAAGGTCATCGGCCTCTCGGTCGATCCAGTGGAGAGCCACGCGAAGTGGTCGCAGGATATCGAGGACGTGGGCGGCCACAAGGTCACCTATCCGATGATCGGCGATCCCGAGCTGAAGGTTGCGAAGCTGTACGACATGCTTGCCGCCGACGCTGGCACTTCGAGCGAAGGCCGCACGCCTGCGCTGAACGCACCGGTACGGACCGTCTTCGTGATTGGACCGGACAAGAAGATCAAGCTTCTTCTCGCCTATCCCATGACGACAGGGCGTAACTTCGACGAAGTGCTTCGCGTGCTCGATTCGATGCAGCTCACGGCGAAGCACAAGGTGGCGACGCCGGCGAACTGGAAGCAGGGCGGCGATGTCATCATCACGGCTGCTGTGTCGAACGAGGAAGCCGATAAGATCTTCCCGGGCTACAAGACGGTGAAGCCGTATCTCCGTACGACTGCACAGCCCAAGTAA
- a CDS encoding tautomerase family protein: protein MPFARIDLLEGKTPEYRATVADIVYKGIVDVLKAPDGDRFIVISEKSSDNLIYDPKFLGWDRSPDFLLIQVTSTVGNNKESKLAFFRFIADELKSKLSIRPDDIMINMVFVDRSDWSFGNGEPWV, encoded by the coding sequence ATGCCATTCGCTCGTATTGATCTACTTGAAGGGAAAACCCCGGAGTATCGCGCCACTGTGGCCGACATCGTCTATAAAGGCATCGTCGATGTTCTCAAAGCGCCGGATGGCGACCGCTTCATCGTCATCAGCGAGAAATCAAGCGACAATCTGATTTACGACCCGAAGTTCCTCGGCTGGGATCGGTCTCCTGACTTTCTCTTGATCCAGGTGACGAGTACCGTTGGAAATAACAAGGAGTCGAAGCTCGCCTTCTTCCGCTTCATTGCAGACGAATTGAAGAGCAAGCTTTCCATCCGTCCCGATGACATTATGATCAACATGGTTTTCGTTGACCGCTCCGATTGGTCATTCGGTAACGGCGAGCCCTGGGTTTAG
- the recG gene encoding ATP-dependent DNA helicase RecG, with amino-acid sequence MDLSTPIQFVKRVGERIAQDLAKRGVHTVEDLLYHLPFRYEDRLNIKPIAELEANTMASVIGEVRGSALLETRTGPLFEITVGQGTHTVKCMWFRGAHLRDRFQPGMTVALYGKLERSRTNMRQFKMIQPEFEILPMPGAPGSGGADAEFAMLEMGRIVPVYPTLGASTPWGAKLGSKWQRRLVWSVFEQLIEANVATDETIPLALSQRLGLPSRMEALRAIHFPEAGTPMTDLMSARTPAHRRLIFEEFFYLELGLELKRRSLREREGTAFTTGEEVRQALKQVLPFHPTGAQKRVLAEIVADMRRPRPMRRLLQGDVGSGKTIVALQAALVAIENGYQAALMAPTEILATQHYLSARKLLGEVTSPTTGKPYRITLLTGSLKEELKREGRGRVFRGESNLVIGTHALQEDKVDFYNLGLVIVDEQHRFGVQQRFRLMKKPGVDGKITDPDVLVMTATPIPRTLALTLYGDLEASVIDELPPGRTPIVTRRTNEERAPEVWEFVRKQVAQGRQAYLVYPVIEGANDDQPELDFAHDAEPVEPAAKAGRRASAKTAAKKATKTKKKPLQASFPTEPLRSATGSFEELKHGALAGLRLGLLHGRLSSDDKEVTMARFKRGEIDVLVATTVIEVGVDVPNASVMVIEHAERFGLAQLHQLRGRVGRGAAKSFCILVTGSRVSPEAEERLDAMVRTQNGFELAELDLQQRGPGEFFGTKQAGLPEFRVANLLRDREVLELAKVEATKFAETPDPAITPEEIEAVWTRLRDQWQRRYGLVEA; translated from the coding sequence GTGGATCTTTCTACCCCCATTCAGTTCGTTAAGCGGGTCGGCGAACGCATTGCGCAGGACCTCGCCAAGCGCGGCGTTCACACGGTCGAAGACCTGCTTTACCACCTGCCGTTTCGCTACGAAGACCGCCTCAACATCAAGCCCATCGCGGAGCTTGAGGCGAACACGATGGCGTCGGTGATTGGCGAAGTGAGGGGATCGGCGCTGCTCGAAACTCGCACCGGGCCGCTCTTCGAGATCACGGTCGGGCAGGGCACGCACACGGTGAAGTGCATGTGGTTTCGCGGGGCGCATCTGCGGGATCGCTTCCAGCCGGGGATGACAGTCGCGCTGTACGGCAAGCTTGAGCGCTCGCGGACGAACATGCGGCAGTTCAAGATGATTCAGCCGGAGTTCGAGATCCTGCCGATGCCTGGCGCGCCTGGTTCCGGCGGCGCGGATGCCGAGTTCGCGATGCTCGAGATGGGGCGGATCGTTCCGGTGTATCCGACGCTTGGGGCAAGTACCCCGTGGGGAGCCAAGCTCGGCTCGAAGTGGCAGAGGCGGCTGGTTTGGTCGGTGTTTGAGCAGCTCATCGAGGCGAACGTTGCGACGGACGAGACGATTCCTCTTGCGCTGAGCCAGCGTCTTGGGCTTCCAAGCCGAATGGAGGCTCTGCGGGCGATCCATTTTCCCGAGGCAGGAACCCCGATGACGGATCTTATGTCGGCGCGGACCCCGGCGCATCGACGGCTGATCTTTGAAGAGTTCTTTTACCTTGAGCTTGGGTTGGAGTTGAAGCGGCGCAGTCTCCGCGAGCGGGAGGGCACGGCGTTTACGACTGGCGAAGAGGTTCGGCAGGCGCTCAAGCAGGTTCTGCCGTTTCATCCCACCGGGGCGCAGAAGAGGGTGCTGGCCGAGATCGTGGCGGACATGCGCCGGCCGCGTCCGATGCGACGGCTTCTGCAGGGAGATGTCGGCTCCGGTAAGACCATCGTGGCGCTGCAGGCTGCGCTTGTCGCGATTGAAAACGGCTACCAGGCCGCGCTGATGGCCCCGACCGAGATCCTGGCGACGCAGCATTATCTTTCGGCTCGGAAGCTTCTGGGTGAGGTGACGAGTCCAACGACGGGGAAGCCGTACCGGATCACGCTGCTGACCGGGTCGCTCAAGGAAGAGTTGAAGCGCGAAGGCCGGGGGCGCGTGTTTCGCGGGGAATCGAATCTTGTGATCGGGACGCACGCGCTGCAGGAAGACAAGGTCGATTTCTATAACCTCGGTCTCGTGATCGTGGACGAGCAGCACCGGTTTGGCGTACAGCAGCGCTTTCGCCTGATGAAGAAGCCGGGGGTGGATGGGAAGATTACCGATCCGGATGTGCTCGTGATGACGGCGACGCCTATTCCGCGCACGCTTGCGCTGACGCTCTACGGCGATCTGGAGGCTTCGGTGATCGATGAGCTTCCTCCGGGGCGCACGCCCATTGTGACGAGGCGGACGAACGAGGAGCGCGCGCCGGAGGTGTGGGAGTTTGTGCGCAAGCAGGTGGCGCAGGGGCGGCAGGCGTATCTCGTGTATCCGGTGATCGAGGGCGCGAACGACGATCAGCCTGAGCTCGACTTTGCCCATGATGCTGAGCCTGTCGAACCGGCGGCGAAAGCAGGGAGGCGGGCATCGGCGAAGACTGCTGCCAAGAAGGCGACGAAAACGAAGAAGAAGCCACTCCAGGCGTCGTTCCCCACGGAGCCGCTTCGCTCGGCAACCGGAAGCTTCGAGGAACTGAAGCATGGAGCACTCGCGGGCTTGCGGCTTGGGCTTTTGCACGGGCGTCTTTCCTCCGACGACAAGGAGGTCACGATGGCGCGGTTCAAGCGCGGCGAGATCGACGTGCTTGTCGCTACGACGGTCATCGAGGTCGGCGTTGATGTGCCGAACGCCTCGGTGATGGTGATCGAGCATGCCGAGCGTTTTGGCCTGGCGCAGCTTCACCAGCTTCGCGGGCGTGTTGGCCGTGGGGCGGCGAAGAGCTTTTGCATTCTCGTGACCGGCTCGCGCGTTTCACCCGAGGCCGAGGAGCGTCTCGACGCCATGGTGCGGACGCAGAACGGCTTCGAGCTTGCCGAGCTTGACTTGCAGCAGCGCGGGCCGGGCGAGTTCTTCGGCACGAAGCAGGCCGGGCTTCCTGAGTTCCGCGTCGCCAACCTGCTACGCGACCGCGAGGTTCTCGAACTGGCGAAGGTAGAGGCCACGAAGTTTGCCGAGACGCCCGACCCGGCCATTACGCCGGAAGAGATCGAGGCAGTCTGGACCCGTCTGCGCGACCAGTGGCAGCGCCGCTATGGGCTTGTAGAGGCCTGA
- a CDS encoding SBBP repeat-containing protein produces MPTHNGKLLLSLSTTPILLLAIGCGGGMSQAVSTTTVTPTPVASPTPADSIYVFQDNDAFSPPQPSSILRFPKASVGPATPASTITGPANVIFQALAEDASGNLYVGANTYNASPNTGPGGVDLLVYALGSAGTSAPTRTIAGSATGLQNLSSNPIASLDVDSAGNLFVAADVVVGPNGPGGRIVDGISVFSPSANGNVPPSRVIAGDQTAMSGAIPQIAVTPAGGVYVGVNAYQTPGSILFFPPTATGNIAPTTVLGGPLTTIVNISGVAIDSAGNIYVASTTLPTTNDIHTEVPSILVFAAGSTGNVAPTRTISGSAADFGFIHNLRVDSTGNIYVLSGSEILKFTSSANGNVAPASAITSAAYFEPIGSLALQ; encoded by the coding sequence ATGCCAACCCATAACGGTAAGCTCCTGCTCTCTCTCTCAACGACCCCGATCCTCCTTCTGGCGATCGGCTGCGGCGGAGGCATGTCGCAAGCCGTAAGCACCACGACCGTCACGCCGACTCCCGTCGCCAGCCCGACTCCGGCCGATAGCATCTACGTCTTCCAGGACAACGATGCCTTCTCTCCACCGCAGCCCTCCAGCATCCTGCGCTTTCCCAAGGCCTCTGTCGGTCCCGCCACTCCTGCCTCCACCATTACCGGTCCGGCCAATGTCATCTTTCAGGCTCTCGCCGAAGACGCATCCGGAAACCTCTACGTGGGCGCGAACACCTACAACGCAAGCCCCAACACGGGTCCCGGCGGTGTCGACCTGCTCGTCTACGCCCTCGGCAGCGCCGGAACAAGCGCGCCCACCCGTACGATTGCAGGCTCCGCCACCGGTCTCCAGAACCTCTCCAGTAATCCGATCGCATCACTCGACGTGGACAGCGCGGGGAACCTCTTTGTCGCAGCCGACGTCGTCGTCGGTCCAAACGGCCCCGGCGGACGCATCGTCGATGGCATCTCCGTCTTCTCTCCGAGCGCCAACGGCAACGTCCCGCCGTCTCGCGTCATCGCCGGCGATCAGACCGCAATGTCCGGCGCCATCCCACAGATCGCGGTGACGCCGGCTGGAGGCGTCTACGTTGGCGTCAACGCCTACCAGACCCCAGGTTCTATCCTGTTCTTTCCGCCGACCGCAACCGGTAACATCGCCCCCACCACAGTTCTCGGAGGCCCACTCACCACCATCGTTAACATCTCAGGAGTCGCCATCGATTCTGCGGGAAATATCTACGTCGCCTCCACCACCCTGCCCACCACGAACGACATCCATACCGAAGTCCCGAGCATTCTTGTCTTCGCCGCCGGATCGACGGGCAACGTGGCACCCACTCGCACTATCTCTGGTTCCGCCGCTGACTTCGGCTTTATCCATAACCTCCGCGTGGACAGCACCGGGAATATCTACGTCCTCAGCGGATCCGAGATCCTCAAGTTCACATCCAGCGCCAACGGCAACGTCGCTCCGGCATCCGCAATTACCTCCGCCGCTTACTTCGAGCCGATCGGCAGCCTCGCACTGCAGTAG
- a CDS encoding HisA/HisF-related TIM barrel protein, with protein sequence MLIPSIDLMGGRIVQLVQGEKLKLAFDDFEYWIERFAKYPLVQLIDLDAAMRQGENRGLIEMICKRLPCQVGGGLKTAADGQALLDSGAKRVIYGSSLFGAPTEEEGTRRHKLIRLEVAESLKKELGEDALCFSVDTKAGKVAVKGWKDSVELTPEEAMTWLEDSCAAFLYTHVDTEGTMTGFPIDVAAILRATTAKQLIVAGGIKAQSEVDALDQMGVDAVAGMAVYSGAMDA encoded by the coding sequence ATGTTGATTCCTTCGATAGACCTGATGGGCGGACGGATTGTGCAGCTTGTGCAGGGCGAAAAGCTGAAGCTCGCGTTTGACGATTTCGAGTACTGGATCGAGCGCTTTGCGAAGTACCCGTTGGTGCAGTTGATCGACCTCGACGCCGCCATGCGGCAGGGCGAAAATCGCGGCCTGATCGAGATGATCTGCAAACGCCTTCCCTGCCAGGTAGGCGGCGGCCTGAAGACCGCGGCAGACGGCCAAGCCCTCCTCGATTCCGGCGCAAAGCGCGTGATCTACGGCTCATCTCTATTCGGCGCACCCACCGAAGAAGAAGGCACACGCCGCCACAAGCTCATCCGCCTCGAGGTCGCCGAAAGCCTGAAAAAAGAACTCGGCGAGGACGCCCTATGCTTCAGCGTCGACACGAAGGCCGGAAAGGTCGCGGTCAAGGGCTGGAAGGACTCCGTCGAACTCACGCCCGAAGAGGCAATGACCTGGCTCGAAGACAGCTGCGCCGCCTTCCTCTACACCCACGTCGACACGGAAGGCACCATGACCGGCTTCCCCATCGATGTCGCCGCCATCCTCCGCGCAACGACCGCAAAGCAGTTGATCGTCGCCGGTGGCATCAAGGCCCAATCCGAAGTAGACGCCCTCGACCAGATGGGTGTCGACGCCGTAGCCGGCATGGCCGTCTACTCCGGAGCAATGGATGCCTGA
- a CDS encoding type II CAAX endopeptidase family protein, whose translation MADLPAALQDERDAEQNLLRRHPVVTFYLLAFLIAWTGYMPVLAASRGVTFFRSPLWLVFLVLPAAGPALAAWIAGPTGTGGLLLLRASLFRRVPWGWWMFAVLAPLAMSLCADSLSLWFAPARSPDLPPAPPPGVLVAVVTSLCANLWEEVGWRGFVLTHLQTKYDGRRAALIIGVMSALWHIPLFFWTGGPMSRVPFLAWAPGVVGESLVLAWLFNRTRRSLAVVALFHIAFNIFGAALGVRSHGATSVVEIGLGLVLALSAGPRLGLQKAETQASTSP comes from the coding sequence ATGGCGGATTTGCCGGCAGCCTTGCAGGACGAACGGGACGCTGAGCAGAATTTGCTTCGTCGGCATCCCGTTGTCACGTTCTACCTGCTGGCATTCCTCATCGCGTGGACGGGCTACATGCCTGTACTCGCCGCTTCGCGGGGCGTGACGTTCTTTCGCAGCCCGCTCTGGCTGGTCTTCCTCGTTCTGCCGGCGGCAGGCCCTGCGCTGGCCGCCTGGATCGCAGGGCCGACGGGAACAGGCGGCTTGCTCCTCCTGCGCGCGAGCCTCTTCCGCCGTGTCCCGTGGGGATGGTGGATGTTCGCCGTTCTTGCGCCCCTGGCGATGTCCCTGTGCGCCGACTCGCTGAGTCTCTGGTTCGCTCCGGCGCGATCTCCGGACCTCCCGCCTGCTCCGCCTCCCGGGGTTCTGGTAGCGGTAGTGACCTCGCTCTGCGCCAACCTGTGGGAAGAAGTGGGATGGCGGGGATTCGTCCTCACCCATCTGCAAACAAAGTACGACGGACGCCGCGCCGCGCTCATCATCGGAGTGATGTCGGCGCTCTGGCACATCCCCTTATTCTTCTGGACCGGCGGCCCGATGTCGCGCGTTCCGTTCCTGGCCTGGGCTCCGGGCGTGGTGGGCGAATCGTTGGTCCTGGCGTGGCTCTTCAACCGAACGCGCCGCAGTCTCGCGGTGGTCGCCCTCTTCCATATCGCCTTCAACATCTTCGGGGCCGCCCTCGGCGTGCGATCGCATGGAGCAACGTCCGTCGTTGAGATCGGCCTCGGTCTTGTGCTTGCCTTGTCCGCGGGGCCCAGGCTCGGTCTACAGAAGGCCGAGACTCAGGCCTCTACAAGCCCATAG
- a CDS encoding SDR family NAD(P)-dependent oxidoreductase, translating into MANTRIALVTGANQGVGLQVAKELVASGMTVFVGSRDLERGKTAAAEIGTGATALQIDVTDRVSIDAAAESIRKEFGRLDLLVNNAAISNTRKGNLSLQEYSKTVRASNVSLDEVRAVWETNVFGALAVYQAMLPLLRESSDARIVNVSSGVGSLTTNADPAFHYRKMYSAVYPASKAALNALTLAMMVELEGTGIKVNLVSPGFTKTALNGFEGTESLEDGSREVVRVALLGPDGPTNTYTRWENASIPW; encoded by the coding sequence ATGGCAAATACACGCATTGCTCTGGTTACCGGAGCGAATCAAGGAGTCGGGCTCCAAGTAGCGAAGGAACTTGTCGCGAGCGGAATGACCGTGTTCGTCGGGTCTCGCGACTTGGAACGCGGCAAGACCGCAGCCGCGGAGATCGGTACGGGAGCCACGGCCCTGCAGATCGATGTGACCGATCGCGTTTCGATCGATGCCGCGGCGGAGAGCATTCGCAAGGAGTTCGGCCGGCTCGACTTACTCGTGAATAACGCTGCTATCTCAAATACCAGAAAGGGCAACTTGTCTCTTCAGGAGTACAGCAAGACTGTTCGGGCGAGCAATGTTTCTCTCGACGAGGTCCGTGCCGTATGGGAGACCAATGTGTTCGGTGCGCTCGCTGTCTATCAGGCGATGCTGCCGCTGCTTCGCGAGTCTTCCGATGCTCGCATCGTCAACGTCTCCAGCGGAGTCGGCTCGCTGACCACGAACGCTGACCCGGCCTTCCACTATCGCAAAATGTACAGCGCCGTCTACCCGGCGTCGAAGGCGGCTCTGAATGCGTTGACGCTTGCCATGATGGTTGAGTTGGAAGGGACCGGCATCAAGGTCAATCTGGTCTCCCCCGGCTTCACGAAGACGGCCCTCAACGGATTTGAGGGAACTGAGTCTTTGGAGGATGGCTCTCGCGAGGTGGTGCGCGTCGCACTGCTTGGCCCGGACGGTCCGACAAACACATACACCCGTTGGGAAAATGCCAGCATCCCCTGGTGA
- a CDS encoding PhzF family phenazine biosynthesis protein translates to MSNKPNSETPFSPRAFDYAQVDVFAEHALEGNMLGIFTDARGLSDEEMQALARETNLSETTFIVPRDEAVERERGVQVRIFTVQEELRFAGHPTLGTASWLYWNHPTLRGAEEIRLDLKVGPVPVRFEAADGKPGVFGRMKQPEPVFGAIHDPAKIATALGLAVEDLDPDLPIQTVSTGMPFCIVPLRSMAVAGRLQIPYSLAQPYLDASDAKFFHCITRTEGTKEAQWHARMQFYNGEDPATGSASGCMIAYLVQHRAARSDEEVIVEQGVEMRRPSKIYVRAGSQSGKVTGVFVGGRTIPAAMGRFFLP, encoded by the coding sequence ATGTCAAACAAGCCAAACTCCGAGACTCCATTCAGCCCTCGTGCCTTCGACTACGCCCAGGTCGATGTCTTCGCCGAGCACGCACTTGAAGGCAACATGCTCGGCATCTTCACCGACGCCCGCGGTCTCTCGGACGAGGAGATGCAGGCGCTCGCACGTGAGACGAACCTCTCCGAGACGACCTTCATCGTGCCCCGTGACGAGGCCGTGGAGCGCGAGCGCGGCGTCCAGGTAAGGATCTTCACCGTGCAGGAGGAGCTACGCTTCGCCGGGCATCCTACGCTCGGGACGGCAAGCTGGCTCTACTGGAATCATCCGACCCTGCGTGGCGCGGAGGAGATACGACTCGACCTCAAGGTCGGCCCCGTGCCGGTGCGTTTCGAGGCTGCGGACGGCAAGCCCGGGGTCTTTGGAAGGATGAAACAACCCGAGCCGGTCTTCGGCGCAATCCACGATCCCGCAAAGATCGCCACGGCCCTCGGCCTCGCCGTGGAAGACCTCGATCCCGACTTGCCTATCCAGACCGTCTCGACCGGCATGCCGTTCTGCATCGTGCCTCTGCGCTCGATGGCGGTCGCAGGTCGCCTGCAGATCCCCTACAGCCTCGCACAGCCATACCTCGACGCAAGCGACGCGAAGTTCTTCCACTGCATCACGCGCACGGAAGGCACGAAAGAAGCCCAGTGGCACGCCCGCATGCAGTTCTACAACGGCGAAGATCCAGCGACAGGATCCGCCTCCGGATGCATGATCGCCTACCTCGTCCAGCACCGCGCCGCGCGGAGCGATGAGGAGGTCATCGTCGAACAGGGGGTAGAGATGAGGCGGCCGAGCAAAATTTACGTTCGGGCGGGCTCCCAAAGCGGGAAGGTCACCGGTGTGTTTGTAGGAGGACGCACCATTCCCGCTGCAATGGGACGCTTTTTCCTGCCATAA